In one Methylocaldum szegediense genomic region, the following are encoded:
- the motB gene encoding flagellar motor protein MotB: protein MADNSTQIVIKKIKKSGHGSHGGAWKLAYADFVTAMMAFFLLMWLIGTTEPAIRQGIADYFKDPWKPSIQGGPNTGDATSVIQGGGEDITQSEGQVKLTNAGLEEIVGDSSESEKEIAQLEALKERIEGMIETHPLLQQFKNQLRIDITHEGLRIQIIDSEGRPMFNLASAKMESYASEILHQIAPVINELPNKISIAGHTDAKPFPGRGQGYTNWELSADRANSARKELVKGGLKEEKVMRVVGLSSSVPLVKDDPFAAMNRRISIIVMNKHTADEIATGGSGIEVSAQHPLQRESIMGTTSAAQTKNR, encoded by the coding sequence ATGGCCGATAATTCGACTCAAATCGTCATCAAGAAGATTAAGAAGAGCGGCCACGGCAGTCACGGCGGCGCTTGGAAGCTCGCTTATGCCGATTTCGTCACCGCGATGATGGCGTTTTTTCTGTTGATGTGGCTGATAGGCACGACGGAGCCAGCGATTCGACAGGGCATCGCCGACTACTTCAAAGATCCTTGGAAACCATCCATCCAAGGAGGCCCGAATACGGGAGATGCGACAAGCGTGATCCAAGGAGGTGGGGAGGACATCACTCAGTCCGAAGGACAAGTCAAGCTGACCAACGCGGGGTTGGAAGAGATCGTCGGAGATTCATCCGAGTCGGAAAAAGAGATCGCTCAACTGGAGGCATTGAAGGAAAGGATCGAAGGGATGATCGAGACCCATCCATTGCTGCAACAGTTCAAGAATCAGCTTAGGATCGATATCACTCACGAAGGGCTGCGCATTCAGATCATTGATTCGGAAGGCCGCCCGATGTTTAATCTGGCTAGCGCGAAAATGGAGAGCTACGCATCGGAAATACTCCATCAGATCGCGCCGGTCATCAACGAGTTGCCGAACAAGATCAGCATCGCAGGTCACACCGATGCCAAACCGTTTCCTGGCCGCGGGCAGGGTTATACGAACTGGGAGTTGTCTGCGGATCGAGCTAATTCGGCTCGCAAGGAACTGGTCAAGGGTGGACTGAAGGAAGAAAAGGTGATGCGGGTCGTGGGGCTTTCGTCGAGCGTGCCTCTCGTGAAGGACGATCCTTTCGCCGCCATGAACCGGCGTATTTCCATCATCGTGATGAACAAGCACACCGCCGACGAGATCGCTACCGGCGGTTCCGGAATCGAAGTATCGGCGCAACACCCGCTGCAAAGAGAATCGATTATGGGCACGACCTCGGCAGCACAAACGAAAAACCGTTGA
- a CDS encoding MotA/TolQ/ExbB proton channel family protein, with amino-acid sequence MAYGFVNPLVGLLEQRLAESTKYLQSIKAGLIASMNGYAPSTAVEFARKAMFSSDRPEFSELEKHLKENR; translated from the coding sequence GTGGCTTATGGGTTCGTTAATCCCTTGGTTGGCCTTTTGGAACAGCGTCTGGCCGAATCGACCAAGTATCTCCAGAGCATTAAGGCCGGGCTCATCGCTTCAATGAACGGCTATGCTCCCTCGACAGCGGTGGAGTTCGCCCGCAAGGCGATGTTTTCCTCGGACCGCCCGGAATTCTCAGAGTTAGAGAAACATCTCAAAGAAAACCGTTGA
- a CDS encoding motility-associated protein, whose protein sequence is MFVIIGYIIVVSAILGGFLMAGGHIGVLIQPNEAVIIFGGALGAFVVSNNPKVLKAVASALLGALKGSRYNQALYLETLTLMYRIFNKIRQNGLLSIEGDIDAPDQSELFKSAPKVLGDRQAVEFITDYLRLMTSGSLDVHQIDNLMDIDIEAHHEEGHLPIQALQRLADGMPAFGIVAAVMGVVHTMGSVSRQRSSVSLSPLRW, encoded by the coding sequence ATGTTCGTCATTATCGGTTACATCATCGTCGTAAGCGCCATCTTGGGCGGTTTCTTGATGGCCGGAGGCCATATCGGCGTATTAATTCAACCGAATGAAGCGGTCATCATTTTCGGCGGCGCCTTGGGCGCGTTTGTCGTTTCGAACAACCCCAAGGTCTTGAAAGCGGTGGCGAGCGCGTTGCTCGGAGCTTTGAAAGGGTCCAGGTACAACCAGGCGCTGTATCTTGAGACGCTGACGCTCATGTATCGAATCTTCAACAAAATCCGTCAGAACGGACTGTTGTCCATTGAAGGAGATATCGATGCGCCGGATCAGAGCGAGTTGTTCAAGTCCGCCCCGAAGGTACTGGGCGATCGTCAAGCGGTGGAGTTTATTACCGATTATTTGCGCCTGATGACGAGCGGAAGTCTAGACGTCCATCAAATCGACAATCTGATGGACATCGACATCGAAGCCCATCATGAAGAGGGACATCTGCCCATACAGGCGTTGCAACGCCTCGCGGACGGAATGCCGGCGTTCGGCATTGTCGCTGCCGTTATGGGGGTGGTGCATACCATGGGCTCGGTCTCCCGCCAGCGGAGCTCGGTAAGCTTATCGCCGCTGCGCTGGTAG
- the htpG gene encoding molecular chaperone HtpG — protein MTVAESKATFGFEAEVKQLLHLMIHSLYSNKEIFLRELISNASDAADKLRFLALGNDALYEGDSELKIRVEFDKTKRTLSVIDNGIGMTRDEVRENIGTIARSGTRQFFESLTGDEAKDSQLIGQFGVGFYSAFIVADKVTLETRKAGVDAAQGVRWESTGEGDYTLETIEKPTHGTTVTLHLRESEDEFLDGWRLRAIIRKFSDHISIPIQMKKEASGDEKPAEEWETVNSASALWAKNRDEISDEQYNEFYKHVSHDFQDPLARLHSRVEGTNEYTLLLYIPSHAPFDLWDREAKHGVKLYVRKVFIMEGSDKLMPRYLRFVRGVIDSDSLPLNVSREILQENALLDKIRSGAVKKVLGLLEDMAKNEPEKYKTFWKEFGQVLKEGPIEDFKNRDRIAKLLRFSSTHSDSEVQDVSLEDYVSRMKEGQDKIYYITAESFAAAKNSPHLEVFRRKGLEVLLLHDRIDDWLVSYLTEFEGKHLQSVAKGDLDLGSLTDEADKKHAEEASKAFQPVIDKIKQTLGDKVSDVKISSRLTDSPACLVSEAYGISRTMERIMKSVGQNIPASKPIFEINPDHPLVVRLKDETDESRFTDVVHILYDQAVLSEGGQLDDAAAFVRRLNGLLQNVLH, from the coding sequence ATGACCGTAGCAGAGAGTAAGGCAACTTTTGGGTTCGAAGCGGAAGTGAAACAGCTTCTGCATCTGATGATTCACTCGCTGTACAGCAATAAGGAGATTTTTTTGCGCGAGCTTATCTCCAACGCTTCCGACGCGGCGGACAAGCTCCGTTTCCTGGCGCTTGGTAACGATGCCTTGTACGAGGGCGACAGCGAGTTGAAGATTCGGGTCGAATTCGACAAGACCAAGCGCACCCTGAGCGTTATCGACAACGGTATCGGTATGACGCGCGACGAGGTGCGCGAAAACATCGGGACCATTGCCCGCTCAGGCACGCGCCAGTTCTTCGAGTCCTTGACCGGAGACGAAGCGAAGGACAGTCAGCTCATCGGTCAATTCGGCGTCGGGTTTTATTCCGCATTTATCGTAGCCGACAAAGTCACCCTGGAAACCCGTAAGGCGGGCGTGGATGCGGCTCAGGGCGTACGCTGGGAGTCCACCGGAGAAGGCGATTACACGCTGGAAACCATCGAGAAACCCACGCACGGAACGACGGTTACCCTGCATCTCCGCGAAAGCGAGGACGAGTTTCTGGACGGCTGGAGGCTTCGGGCGATCATCCGCAAGTTCTCCGATCATATTTCGATTCCGATCCAGATGAAGAAGGAAGCGTCCGGAGACGAAAAGCCGGCCGAGGAATGGGAAACCGTCAATAGCGCATCCGCCTTGTGGGCTAAAAACCGGGACGAGATTTCCGACGAACAATACAACGAGTTCTACAAGCACGTTTCTCACGACTTCCAAGATCCCTTGGCACGCCTCCACAGCCGGGTCGAGGGCACCAATGAATACACCCTCCTTCTTTATATTCCGTCCCATGCACCGTTCGATTTGTGGGACCGCGAAGCGAAGCACGGCGTCAAGCTTTATGTCCGAAAAGTTTTCATCATGGAAGGATCGGACAAACTCATGCCGCGCTATCTGCGCTTCGTTCGCGGCGTGATCGATTCCGACTCACTGCCTTTGAATGTGTCTCGAGAAATCCTTCAGGAAAACGCACTGCTCGACAAAATCCGTTCCGGCGCTGTCAAGAAAGTACTCGGCTTATTGGAGGACATGGCCAAGAACGAGCCCGAAAAATACAAGACGTTCTGGAAGGAGTTCGGCCAAGTCCTCAAGGAAGGTCCGATCGAGGACTTCAAGAATCGAGACCGCATCGCGAAACTGTTGCGGTTCTCCTCTACTCATAGCGATTCCGAGGTTCAGGATGTATCTCTCGAGGATTATGTCAGCCGCATGAAGGAAGGGCAGGACAAGATTTATTACATCACTGCCGAAAGCTTCGCCGCGGCCAAGAACAGCCCGCATCTCGAAGTGTTCCGCCGCAAAGGACTGGAAGTACTGCTTCTGCATGATCGGATCGACGACTGGCTGGTCAGCTATCTGACTGAGTTCGAGGGTAAACATCTGCAATCGGTCGCCAAGGGCGATCTTGACCTCGGCTCGCTCACTGACGAAGCAGATAAAAAGCACGCCGAGGAGGCCAGCAAGGCGTTCCAGCCCGTTATCGACAAGATCAAACAGACGCTGGGCGACAAAGTGAGCGATGTGAAGATCAGCTCCCGCCTGACCGATTCGCCGGCCTGCCTGGTCAGCGAGGCCTATGGCATCAGCCGGACGATGGAGCGCATCATGAAATCAGTCGGCCAGAACATACCGGCTAGCAAACCGATTTTTGAGATCAATCCTGATCACCCGCTTGTCGTAAGACTCAAAGATGAAACGGACGAGTCGCGCTTCACTGATGTGGTTCACATCCTTTACGATCAAGCGGTGCTGAGCGAAGGCGGCCAGTTGGACGATGCTGCCGCGTTTGTTCGCCGCCTGAACGGCTTACTGCAGAACGTCCTGCATTAA
- a CDS encoding DUF423 domain-containing protein, whose amino-acid sequence MHRTFLLLGATAGFLGVAMGAFGAHGLRATLDDYHLAIFRTGVDYQMWHALALTLVGMMVKQFPGTRLLVAAGWLLFAGIVLFSGSLYILSIGGIRWLGWITPFGGMAFLVGWLLLGLSAWRLEN is encoded by the coding sequence GTGCACAGAACCTTCCTGCTTCTCGGCGCCACTGCCGGCTTCCTAGGCGTCGCCATGGGCGCATTCGGCGCGCATGGTCTGCGCGCGACTTTGGACGACTATCACCTCGCGATTTTTCGCACTGGCGTGGACTATCAAATGTGGCACGCGTTGGCGCTTACCTTGGTCGGGATGATGGTCAAGCAGTTCCCCGGCACGCGACTCCTTGTAGCGGCCGGATGGCTCCTATTTGCCGGCATCGTGCTTTTTTCCGGAAGCCTTTATATCTTGAGCATCGGCGGAATTCGCTGGCTGGGCTGGATCACGCCCTTTGGAGGTATGGCATTCCTAGTGGGCTGGCTCCTGCTAGGTCTGTCTGCCTGGCGGCTTGAAAACTGA
- a CDS encoding DUF2288 domain-containing protein produces the protein MHGTELRRKLAEETGQITWQELERHFARGALIVIGPELNLVETAARIAEDDAVSVQGWIQRGQVVRATDEHARRWVHSRSRLWAVVVAPWVLVQESEPPKIH, from the coding sequence ATGCACGGCACTGAACTTCGTCGAAAACTTGCAGAGGAAACGGGACAAATCACGTGGCAGGAACTTGAGCGCCATTTCGCACGAGGTGCCTTGATCGTGATCGGACCGGAGCTGAACCTGGTCGAAACCGCCGCGAGAATTGCCGAGGACGATGCGGTCTCCGTGCAGGGTTGGATCCAAAGAGGGCAAGTCGTGCGGGCTACCGATGAGCATGCCAGGCGCTGGGTGCATTCGCGGTCTCGCTTGTGGGCCGTGGTCGTTGCCCCGTGGGTATTGGTTCAAGAAAGCGAACCGCCGAAAATCCACTAA
- a CDS encoding DUF2934 domain-containing protein, protein MARKAPKAVDDIVGESTQDFSGGTTPPSEDTINQRIAEAAYYRAEKRGFVPGYEVEDWLEAEKEIRSAALD, encoded by the coding sequence ATGGCTAGGAAAGCGCCGAAAGCCGTGGACGATATCGTGGGAGAGTCGACGCAGGATTTCTCGGGAGGCACCACTCCTCCCTCCGAAGACACGATCAACCAAAGAATCGCCGAGGCGGCTTATTATCGTGCCGAAAAGCGAGGTTTCGTTCCGGGTTATGAAGTAGAAGATTGGCTGGAGGCCGAGAAGGAAATCAGATCTGCCGCCCTCGATTAA
- a CDS encoding WD40 repeat domain-containing protein, giving the protein MKMLLSLIRKTLIVLFILGLSVLITVGLFRYRSERGAEGDTWKQTVAEDTIEGYLKYLRNCQSCPHERDALDALDRLQSRRGLVARLEQGHLPPRVGITLPVFSPDGKEILAVGGRNLYFWDAFTGRRLIRSRDGFQTRGGRYLESLAYSPDGSRIAAGMSGKEAGYLILWDQKTGELLADHAVDWYDVKTVAFSPDGNSIGWSTHGPIGIWEPSSGKFLRATHEGASALAFVRRDDGKALLVTASGRNVWFWDVASMEVLKRSELDTERSLLGLSQDGLLVAFRQGSVLELWDTRLGTLIASLGNHESEITAFCRESRKGWIAAGTKGGTLYLWDLAEAKRLGSVLAHDGPIEHIACSKQGKVVTTSWDAAKIWDLETLRASSEQ; this is encoded by the coding sequence ATGAAAATGCTTCTGTCCCTCATCCGAAAAACGCTCATCGTCTTGTTCATCCTCGGTCTCTCCGTGCTGATCACGGTCGGTCTTTTTCGCTACCGCAGCGAGCGGGGCGCAGAGGGGGATACCTGGAAGCAAACCGTGGCCGAAGACACCATCGAAGGATACTTGAAGTATTTGCGGAATTGCCAATCCTGCCCACATGAACGGGATGCCCTAGATGCGCTGGACCGACTTCAAAGCCGACGCGGATTGGTCGCTCGGCTAGAACAAGGGCATTTACCGCCCCGCGTGGGAATTACCCTCCCAGTGTTTTCTCCCGATGGAAAAGAGATTCTGGCGGTAGGCGGACGGAATCTGTATTTCTGGGATGCTTTCACGGGAAGGCGTTTGATCCGCAGCAGGGACGGCTTTCAGACCAGGGGCGGGCGCTATCTGGAAAGCTTGGCCTATTCTCCGGACGGGAGCCGCATTGCAGCCGGCATGTCAGGAAAAGAGGCGGGATATCTCATTTTATGGGACCAAAAAACGGGGGAGCTTCTAGCCGACCACGCCGTGGACTGGTATGACGTCAAGACCGTTGCATTCTCTCCGGACGGGAATTCCATCGGCTGGAGCACCCATGGGCCGATCGGAATTTGGGAACCAAGCAGCGGAAAATTCCTACGGGCCACGCATGAAGGGGCGAGCGCCTTGGCATTCGTCCGCAGAGACGACGGCAAAGCACTCTTGGTAACCGCTTCAGGGCGGAACGTTTGGTTTTGGGATGTCGCATCCATGGAAGTCCTCAAGCGGTCGGAGCTCGACACCGAACGATCGCTCTTGGGATTGAGCCAGGACGGCCTCCTGGTGGCTTTTCGCCAAGGGTCTGTTCTCGAACTGTGGGATACGCGATTGGGCACGCTCATCGCCAGCTTGGGAAATCACGAGAGCGAGATTACCGCCTTCTGCCGGGAGAGTCGCAAGGGCTGGATCGCCGCGGGTACGAAAGGTGGCACACTGTACCTGTGGGATCTGGCGGAGGCGAAGCGATTGGGAAGCGTGCTAGCGCATGATGGACCGATCGAACATATCGCATGTTCCAAACAGGGCAAGGTGGTTACCACCAGTTGGGATGCAGCCAAGATCTGGGATCTTGAAACGCTGCGCGCTTCAAGCGAACAGTAA